A single region of the Gossypium arboreum isolate Shixiya-1 chromosome 12, ASM2569848v2, whole genome shotgun sequence genome encodes:
- the LOC108484756 gene encoding putative B3 domain-containing protein At3g24850: protein MGLKENDEDRSPFQCLLDAAALVERLDEETMRLKLKQGLNKIDDNNSSGVDTRPTNYTTVRIFGTDVIIAAIDEDVITNQPPAGSSKKRKERVESSRAKQPMPKQKRKKLKHEATFGAQPCLPQRFKEMIKCMDGSDEKLIIQKALYKTDLSKHHGRLSIPMNQVEVEFLTDEELKQSSKEGIEALVIEPCLKTRDMSLRIWDMPKPTGRFSSLYVLVTGWKSVVEGNDLKVGDVIQV, encoded by the coding sequence ATGGGtttaaaggaaaatgatgaagatcgGAGTCCCTTCCAGTGCTTGCTAGATGCGGCTGCCTTGGTAGAGAGGTTGGACGAAGAAACGATGAGACTGAAACTGAAACAAGGGTTGAACAAAATTGACGACAACAACTCGTCTGGCGTTGATACCCGACCCACAAACTATACAACTGTGAGAATATTTGGAACTGATGTTATAATTGCTGCCATCGACGAAGACGTGATTACGAACCAGCCTCCAGCTGGTTCTTCAAAGAAACGAAAAGAAAGGGTTGAGTCAAGTAGAGCAAAGCAGCCGATGCCGAAACAGAAAAGGAAAAAGCTCAAGCACGAGGCTACTTTTGGGGCTCAACCCTGTTTGCCCCAAAGGTTCAAAGAGATGATCAAATGCATGGATGGAAGCGACGAGAAACTAATTATACAAAAGGCACTCTACAAAACTGATTTGAGCAAGCACCACGGACGTCTCTCCATACCCATGAATCAAGTCGAGGTCGAGTTTCTTACAGATGAAGAGCTGAAACAAAGCAGCAAGGAGGGGATAGAAGCATTGGTGATTGAGCCATGTTTGAAAACCAGGGACATGAGTTTGAGAATATGGGACATGCCAAAGCCAACAGGCCGTTTCAGCTCCCTCTATGTCTTAGTAACTGGGTGGAAATCCGTGGTAGAAGGTAATGACTTGAAGGTAGGTGATGTGATTCAAGTGTGA